The following are encoded together in the Onychostoma macrolepis isolate SWU-2019 chromosome 03, ASM1243209v1, whole genome shotgun sequence genome:
- the zgc:100868 gene encoding polyserase-2 — protein MKVMRKMIHILSVAFSIALLMRGCDAQLDVCGKASLNTKIVGGQDASAGAWPWQVSLHMGSGHFCGGSLINNEWVLTAAHCFAKITSPSALTVYLGRQTQEGVNLNEQSRSVSKIITHQDYVSSTNNNDIALLHLSSPVTFTDYISPVCLASENSTFFNRTLSWVTGWGSIRSGVSLSLPQILQEVQVPVVGNRQCKCFYGVSTITDNMICAGLLEGGKDSCQGDSGGPMVSKQGLLWVQSGVVSFGKECALAKFPGVYARVSKYQNWINEKITTNQPGFVTFTSSGTDGDLAISCSGVPAITTTTVAPTTATTVAPVVCGSAKLNTRVGGNSSLASPGVWPWMASLQFNGSHVCGGTLIAERFVMSSASCFTRSTNASDWTVILGRLNQNGSNPNEVSIKVANLTISNGTGDNVAVLQLAIAPNLTNFIQPICVDVGDNTFSANTQCWVAGWGSGAGGVSQTLQEYQTSVVSCGNSSSNNSICSRSLNLQEGDQGGPLMCKLGQSWIHAAVLTIQTSVSNSSSSNTSSSNSTAPRSVRMEDVQVFTKTSSFASFLRSVVGSFPAKATNSTSSTTSAANNSIQGAPNGSQTSSSFCFTVSVLLPALTALKIFHQC, from the exons ATGAAGGTGATGAGGAAGATGATCCATATACTCAGTGTAGCATTTTCCATCGCTCTTCTAATGAGAG GATGTGATGCACAACTGGATG TGTGTGGCAAAGCATCTCTCAACACAAAGATAGTCGGAGGACAGGATGCTTCGGCTGGTGCTTGGCCATGGCAGGTCAGCCTTCACATGGGCAGTGGCCATTTCTGTGGTGGGTCGCTCATCAACAACGAATGGGTTCTGACTGCAGCTCACTGCTTTGCCAA AATTACTTCACCCTCTGCCCTAACTGTGTACCTGGGCCGACAGACACAGGAAGGAGTAAATTTAAACGAACAGTCCAGGAGTGTCTCTAAAATAATAACACATCAAGACTATGTTAGCAGCACTAATAACAATGACATTGCTCTTCTGCATCTATCTTCACCGGTGACATTTACTGACTATATCAGTCCAGTCTGTCTGGCTTCAGAAAACAGTACATTCTTCAACCGCACTCTGAGCTGGGTCACTGGATGGGGAAGCATCAGGTCAGGCG TTTCCCTGTCCTTACCGCAAATTCTACAGGAAGTGCAAGTGCCTGTTGTTGGAAACAGGCAGTGTAAGTGTTTTTATGGAGTCTCAACAATCACTGACAACATGATATGTGCCGGACTACTAGAAGGAGGGAAAGACTCCTGTCAG GGTGATTCTGGTGGTCCTATGGTCAGCAAGCAGGGCTTGCTCTGGGTCCAGTCTGGAGTTGTGAGCTTCGGCAAAGAATGTGCTTTAGCTAAGTTTCCTGGCGTGTATGCCCGAGTGTCTAAGTATCAGAACTGGATCAATGAGAAGATCACCACCAACCAGCCAGGCTTTGTTACGTTTACCTCCAGTGGTACTGACGGTGACCTGGCAATTAGCTGTAGTGGTGTACCTGCCATTACCACAACCACTGTCGCCCCTACTACAGCTACAACTGTCGCAC CTGTAGTGTGTGGAAGCGCCAAACTGAACACCCGTGTTGGAGGAAACAGCTCCCTCGCCTCTCCCGGTGTTTGGCCATggatggccagcctgcagtttAACGGCAGTCACGTTTGTGGAGGAACGCTGATTGCTGAACGCTTTGTCATGAGCTCTGCCAGCTGCTTTACCAG aTCCACCAATGCCTCTGACTGGACCGTGATCCTGGGCCGTCTGAATCAGAACGGCTCCAACCCCAATGAGGTCTCTATAAAAGTGGCCAATCTCACAATCAGCAATGGTACAGGTGACAACGTTGCAGTCTTGCAGCTGGCCATCGCACCAAACCTCACAAATTTCATTCAGCCTATATGTGTGGACGTGGGAGACAATACCTTCAGCGCTAACACTCAATGCTGGGTGGCAGGATGGGGCTCAGGAGCAGGAGGAG TGAGTCAAACTCTTCAGGAGTACCAGACCTCTGTTGTGAGTTGTGGAAACTCATCTTCAAACAACAGTATTTGTTCACGTTCCTTGAACTTACAGGAG ggTGATCAGGGTGGTCCACTGATGTGTAAGCTGGGTCAGTCATGGATCCATGCTGCTGTTTTGACCATACAAACTAGCGTTTCAAACAGCAGCAGCTCTAACACAAGCTCCAGCAACAGCACCGCACCCCGCTCTGTTCGCATGGAAGATGTTCAGGTCTTCACTAAAACCTCCAGCTTTGCCTCATTCCTGAGATCTGTTGTGGGTTCCTTCCCTGCAAAAGCCACAAACTCCACAAGTTCAACTACAAGCGCAGCAAACAACTCAATCCAGGGTGCCCCTAATGGGTCACAAACATCTTCTTCCTTCTGTTTTACCGTTTCGGTCCTCTTGCCTGCACTTACGGCTCTTAAAATCTTTCATCAATGCTGA